CGATCAAGGCGTCCATGTCAGCCTTGGCACGGATGCACATGGTCAGGCTTGCCCAATGGCGGCACTGCCGCCAGATGGAGATGGCAGTTGCGCCGCCCGCTCGAAGCAACAACTGCAGCCAGCTGCAGCACGTATTGTCGGAGCGCAAGCGGCGCGAGAAGCTCAACGACAGCTTCAAGGCCCTCACGACAGTGCTGCCCCCTTCACCCAAGGTACTTAAGCACTCAGATCAATTCATCATCTTCCCCGTTCATCAACTAGCTGATCAAACCATTTCTGAAAGAAACGGTTGCATTGTTTTGACATGGCAGAAAGATAAGGCATCAATACTGATCAGAGCAAGGGACTACTTGAACACCCTCAAGTCTAGAGTGTCTGAGCTGGAGGAGAGGAACAGAATGCTAGTAGAATTGCAGCGCCACTGCAACAATGGAGTTGATCGAGACTTTGTTTCCGGTGAAGAGATTGAAGTCAATATTGATAGAGCAACAACAGAGGAAATATCACAAGAACTTCACCTGAAGATAGTGGTAAGGTCAGGGTGCAATTCCATGGATGCTGTAGTTGGTATACTTGAGTGCCTTAAGGAGATAGGGGACGTCAGGATTACAGCCATGGACACGGGCAACAGAGCCAGTGAGCCACCACCTTAACGTTACAAATTAAGGTATAGATATACTTTTCATGCATGATTTATGAATAAAACGGAGCTAAAAATAAACACACCATGCATGATTTATGAGTAAATTATGTTTACGCTAATGTAGTGATAGATTtgacatgcttttgagttaatTTTGTGCTACTTATATTAAAAACGAATTGAGCATTA
This sequence is a window from Setaria italica strain Yugu1 chromosome III, Setaria_italica_v2.0, whole genome shotgun sequence. Protein-coding genes within it:
- the LOC101759857 gene encoding uncharacterized protein LOC101759857, producing the protein MEEHGRHAEAPSSAFRSFSGSPDEASSLMPGSSTISRRHTPEVSSLKDIPLSPVTFGDHHHYGHSYGNLDDTIQNMEQFRCQESHQEHAQRKNSHCGGAGAFMPYSRHLTTKKQPKPPGSGGQRAIKASMSALARMHMVRLAQWRHCRQMEMAVAPPARSNNCSQLQHVLSERKRREKLNDSFKALTTVLPPSPKKDKASILIRARDYLNTLKSRVSELEERNRMLVELQRHCNNGVDRDFVSGEEIEVNIDRATTEEISQELHLKIVVRSGCNSMDAVVGILECLKEIGDVRITAMDTGNRASEPPP